The following are encoded together in the Vigna unguiculata cultivar IT97K-499-35 chromosome 2, ASM411807v1, whole genome shotgun sequence genome:
- the LOC114174705 gene encoding protein PIN-LIKES 7-like: protein MGFVELLEVASMPIIQVLLISALGALMATRYFDHLLSPDIRKALNKIVFFVFTPSLIFASFAQSVSLEDMISWWFMPVNVGLTFLIGGIIGWILVKLLKPNLKVEGLIIAACSSGNMGNLPIVIIPAICDEKGGPFGARDVCRSNALSYASFSMALGGIFIWTYTLQTIKSRSLKFKALEAAEIMKVPNKEFDANAETLLLKDNDSQNTIEVPTSTYYGDTENQIPVDQDQSSVPEKTESLWHRIVEVITQFLEELMSPPAIATFFGFLFGAVAWLRNLIIGGNAPLRVIQDSLQLLGNGTIPCITLLLGGNLTQGLKSSTIKPLTLISIIIGRLFLLPLIGLFIVKAAANFGLLPVDPLFQYVLVMQYAMPPAMNISTMAQLFDVGTEECSVILLWTYSAAAIALTAWSTFLLWLLS from the exons ATGGGTTTTGTGGAACTGTTGGAGGTGGCTTCTATGCCAATTATTCAAGTCCTTCTTATCAGTGCATTGGGAGCTTTGATGGCAACTCGGTATTTCGATCATCTTCTTTCGCCTGATATCCGGAAAGCTTTGAACAAG ATTGTCTTCTTTGTATTCACTCCTTCACTTATATTTGCCAGTTTCGCCCAGAGTGTTTCACTTGAAGATATGATATCATG GTGGTTTATGCCCGTTAACGTTGGACTTACCTTCTTAATTGGTGGAATAATCGGATGGATACTGGTGAAACTACTGAAGCCTAATCTGAAAGTGGAAGGTCTTATTATTGCTGCATGTTCATCAG GAAATATGGGGAACCTTCCTATTGTAATCATCCCTGCTATCTGTGATGAGAAGGGAGGACCATTTGGTGCGCGTGATGTTTGCCGCAGTAATGCACTCTCTTATGCATCTTTCTCTATGGCG CTTGGTGGCATCTTCATCTGGACCTACACCTTACAGACTATAAAAAGCAGATCATTGAAATTTAAGGCACTGGAGGCTGCTGAGATCATGAAGGTTCCCAACAAAGAGTTCGATGCCAATGCAGAAACTCTTCTTCTCAAGGATAATGACAGCCAAAACACAATAGAAGTTCCGACATCTACCTATTATGGTGACACTGAAAACCAAATT CCTGTAGACCAAGATCAGTCCAGTGTACCAGAGAAGACCGAATCGCTATGGCATAGAATAGTGGAAGTTATTACTCAGTTTCTTGAAGAACTCATGTCACCACCAGCAATTGCAACA TTTTTTGGTTTCCTCTTTGGTGCGGTTGCATGGCTAAGGAACCTAATAATAGGAGGCAATGCTCCACTGCGTGTCATCCAAGACTCTCTCCAATTACTAGG GAATGGAACCATTCCTTGCATCACCCTTTTGCTTGGTGGTAACCTCACTCAAG GCTTGAAATCATCTACTATCAAACCATTGACCCTCATCAGCATCATCATAGGCCGACTTTTCCTGCTACCTTTGATTGGACTGTTCATCGTAAAAGCAGCAGCAAATTTCGGCTTACTCCCGGTTGATCCTTTGTTTCAGTATGTGCTGGTGATGCAGTATGCTATGCCACCGGCTATGAATATCA GTACCATGGCTCAGCTGTTTGATGTAGGAACTGAAGAGTGTTCAGTTATTCTGTTGTGGACATACAGTGCTGCAGCCATAGCACTCACTGCTTGGTCAACATTCCTCTTGTGGCTATTATCTTAA
- the LOC114173333 gene encoding serine/threonine-protein kinase/endoribonuclease IRE1a-like, which translates to MNASFSSSALSLFLLLFLFFSFSTSQTQLLLSPSLPSVKPATALVAALDGTVYLVDSDSGRVFWSFSTGSPIYYSYHVPINNPSHNFTAFVECGDDWELIVHDAHLGKQRLSKSIEEYVASTPIKTEDGASVFGHKRTTMYVVNAKTGGLFRSYSEHDHASNAVSGYDDRLHVASTKDNVLVDPAQLNPPEFLLEITRTDYTLQSVVPGSGIVLWTMKVAEFKAALVCSHTENSSGRISLDAEDGYVFDGGLDFAMPYACWDMKLHEVYRQRKKFFIEPADPERLSEVYKKVPFHSSELMLPSQPGTDKSVLGREGNLMLSLPMPNPLPSLPDKTGFYEGNDNVPMLPQSLMETTTGEVDPGRVNNWSKTIPLVLFTIFLGSFIIYNSLVFTNKDQNRETNSKSPPPKKKKARKSIKNNIIAVTQNKQSLLAQEGGTFTLNETNSSTQVQLDGRRIGKLFVSNKEIAKGSNGTVVREGTYEGRTVAVKRLVQSHHDVAHKEIQNLIASDRHPNIVRWYGVECDHDFVYLALERCTCNLDDLIHLHADISENPAVRTSQMRTEENDMHYLWKTNGFPSPLLLKLMRDIVSGLVHLHELGIIHRDLKPQNVLIIKERLLVAKLSDMGISKRLLEDMSSLGESVTGCGSSGWQAPEQLVQGRQTRAVDLFSLGCVLFFCMTAGRHPFGERLERDVNIVKNQKDLFLVEFIPEAEDLISCLLNPNPDRRPMAIEVLQHPLFWSSEMKLSFLRDVSDRVELEDRESVSDLLKSLESIAPRALGAKWDEKLDPDFITNIGRYRRYKFDSVRDLLRVMRNKLNHYRELPQEIQELIGPVPEGFNDYFASRFPRLLIEVYKVIYRNCKNDECFQRYFRYIN; encoded by the exons ATGAATGCTTCCTTTTCAAGCTCTGCGCTTTCCCtatttcttctcctttttctcttcttcagcTTTTCCACCTCACAAACCCAACTCTTGCTGTCCCCTTCTCTGCCCTCAGTTAAACCGGCCACCGCACTCGTCGCCGCCCTGGATGGTACCGTGTATTTGGTGGATAGTGATTCTGGGAGGGTCTTTTGGTCTTTTTCAACTGGATCTCCAATCTACTATTCCTATCATGTTCCCATCAACAACCCTAGCCACAACTTCACAGCCTTCGTTGAATGTGGAGATGATTGGGAATTAATCGTCCACGATGCTCACTTGGGTAAACAG AGATTATCGAAATCTATTGAAGAGTATGTTGCTTCTACCCCTATCAAGACAGAGGATGGAGCATCTGTATTTGGTCACAAGAGAACCACTATGTATGTAGTTAATGCTAAAACTGGAGGGCTATTCCGAAGCTACTCTGAACATGATCATGCTTCTAATGCGGTGTCGGGTTATGATGACCGGTTGCATGTTGCAAGCACGAAGGATAATGTGCTTGTTGATCCTGCTCAGCTGAATCCACCCGAGTTCTTGCTTGAGATAACTAGGACGGATTATACTTTGCAATCCGTTGTTCCTGGTTCTGGAATAGTTTTGTGGACCATGAAAGTGGCTGAATTTAAGGCTGCATTGGTTTGCTCACATACTGAAAATTCTTCTGGAAGGATTTCATTAGATGCAGAGGATGGGTATGTTTTCGACGGTGGCTTAGATTTTGCTATGCCCTATGCATGTTGGGACATGAAACTGCATGAAGTATACCGCCAACGCAAGAAATTTTTTATAGAACCTGCTGACCCTGAGAGATTGTCTGAGGTTTATAAAAAAGTTCCATTTCATTCTTCAGAGCTCATGCTTCCATCACAACCAGGTACAGATAAATCTGTCCTAGGCCGGGAGGGAAATCTGATGCTATCTCTGCCTATGCCAAATCCTTTGCCTTCTTTGCCAGACAAAACTGGCTTCTATGAGGGCAATGATAATGTACCTATGCTCCCTCAGTCTCTTATGGAGACCACTACTGGAGAAGTTGATCCAGGCAGGGTGAATAACTGGTCAAAAACAATACCTCTTGTATTATTTACCATCTTTCTTGGTTCTTTTATTATCTATAACTCTCTTGTCTTTACAAATAAAGACCAGAACAGGGAGACAAATTCAAAAAGTCCACCTCCTAAGAAGAAGAAAGCTCGCAAGTCAATAAAGAACAACATCATTGCTGTCACACAGAATAAGCAATCGTTATTGGCCCAGGAGGGGGGCACATTCACACTTAATGAAACAAACTCCAGTACGCAGGTGCAACTTGATGGACGGAGGATAGGTAAACTGTTTGTATCTAATAAAGAAATTGCCAAGGGAAGCAATGGTACTGTTGTCCGTGAGGGGACATACGAAGGTCGGACAGTTGCTGTCAAACGTCTTGTTCAAAGTCATCATGATGTAGCCCATAAAGAAATCCAAAATCTCATTGCATCTGACAGGCATCCAAACATTGTCCGATGGTATGGGGTGGAATGCGATCATGATTTTGTTTATCTTGCTCTGGAACGCTGTACATGCAACTTGGACGATTTGATTCATTTGCACGCTGATATATCAGAAAATCCAGCAGTTAGAACTTCTCAAATGCGAACAGAGGAGAATGATATGCACTATCTTTGGAAAACAAATGGTTTTCCATCACCTCTGTTACTGAAACTGATGAG GGATATAGTTTCTGGGCTTGTTCATTTGCATGAACTAGGGATAATCCATCGGGATTTGAAACCTCAAAATGTTTtgataataaaagaaagattATTGGTTGCAAAGCTTTCTGACATGGGAATTAGCAAACGTCTTCTCGAAGACATGTCTTCTCTAGGTGAAAGTGTTACGG GCTGTGGCAGTTCAGGCTGGCAAGCTCCAGAGCAACTTGTTCAAGGGCGTCAAACACGAGCTGTGGATTTATTTAGTTTAGGATGTGTCCTCTTTTTTTGCATGACTGCAGGAAGGCATCCATTTGGAGAGCGGCTTGAACGTGAtgtcaatattgttaaaaatcaaaaagaTCTGTTCTTAGTGGAGTTTATTCCTGAAGCCGAGGATCTTATTTCTTGTTTGTTAAACCCTAATCCTGATCGTAG GCCAATGGCGATTGAAGTATTGCAACATCCTCTCTTTTGGAGCTCTGAGATGAAACTTTCATTTTTGCGTGACGTAAGTGATAGGGTGGAACTTGAAGATAGAGAATCTGTTTCTGATCTTTTGAAGTCATTAGAAAGCATTGCTCCACGGGCTTTAGGTGCAAAATGGGATGAGAAGCTAGATCCTGATTTCATCACTAACATTGGTCGATACCGGAGATATAAATTTGACAGTGTGCGGGACTTGTTGAGGGTCATGAGAAATAAGCTAAATCATTACAGGGAACTGCCTCAAGAAATCCAG GAACTGATAGGACCTGTTCCGGAAGGATTCAATGACTACTTTGCAAGTCGATTCCCAAGGCTCTTGATTGAAGTGTACAAAGTTATATACAGAAATTGCAAGAACGATGAATGTTTTCAAAGATATTTTAGATACATTAACTAG